One stretch of Lentimicrobium sp. L6 DNA includes these proteins:
- the yajC gene encoding preprotein translocase subunit YajC, translated as MNLLSILLMTPPADGAESGGIMSFLPLILVIVVFYFFFIRPQMKKSKEQRKFREELKKGDEVVTLGGILGKVIKIDETSVIIETEGQTKIKVVKSGIVPQDTPIGQTK; from the coding sequence ATGAATTTACTTTCAATCTTATTAATGACACCTCCAGCGGATGGCGCTGAATCAGGTGGGATCATGTCTTTTTTACCTCTTATTCTTGTCATCGTAGTATTCTATTTCTTCTTTATTCGTCCTCAGATGAAAAAGAGTAAAGAACAAAGAAAATTTCGTGAAGAATTGAAAAAAGGCGACGAAGTAGTTACACTAGGTGGGATCTTAGGAAAAGTTATTAAAATTGATGAGACTTCTGTGATTATTGAAACAGAAGGTCAAACAAAAATAAAAGTAGTAAAATCTGGTATTGTTCCGCAGGATACTCCTATTGGACAAACTAAATAG
- the coaE gene encoding dephospho-CoA kinase (Dephospho-CoA kinase (CoaE) performs the final step in coenzyme A biosynthesis.) — MIKVGLTGNIGSGKTWVCQIFSALNVPIYYADLEARNILNSSETIEKIAEIFGSIVLSSTKQIDRKKLASIVFNNAKELEKLNHLIHPQLRDHFQLWAQQQKSKYVIQEAAILFENGFDHLMDKTITIASPKDIRLKRVMQRDDANEEDVLARMNNQWSDERKENAADYIIYNDGSQMLVPQVLKIHQFLNK; from the coding sequence ATGATAAAAGTAGGACTTACTGGAAATATAGGCAGTGGAAAAACATGGGTTTGTCAAATTTTTTCAGCTCTAAACGTGCCTATCTATTATGCTGATTTAGAAGCCAGGAACATATTAAATTCTTCTGAAACCATTGAAAAAATAGCTGAAATTTTTGGTTCCATTGTATTATCGAGTACCAAGCAAATAGATCGAAAGAAATTAGCATCCATAGTATTTAACAATGCCAAAGAACTTGAAAAACTCAATCACCTCATCCACCCTCAACTTAGAGACCATTTTCAGCTTTGGGCTCAGCAGCAAAAAAGTAAATATGTAATACAAGAAGCTGCTATTTTATTTGAAAACGGATTCGATCATCTGATGGACAAAACCATCACTATAGCCTCCCCTAAGGATATCCGATTAAAAAGAGTGATGCAAAGAGATGATGCCAATGAAGAGGACGTTTTAGCTAGGATGAACAACCAATGGTCGGACGAAAGAAAAGAAAATGCTGCTGATTACATCATATACAATGACGGAAGCCAGATGCTAGTTCCTCAAGTTTTAAAAATTCACCAATTCCTCAATAAATAG
- a CDS encoding Tex family protein, whose protein sequence is MIIKIAQQINIKTEQVEAVLELLKADATLPFIARYRKEKTGGLDEVQIASIRDIAEQITSFNQRKDSIYKSLDEQGILTEELKKKLDSITDKSELEDFYLPYKPKRKTKASVAKERGLEGLAKMMMSQSNDDIEYSAKRFINSNVKDTEEALQGARDIIAEWISEDPLIRRRLRYLFQREGEIISKLVKGKEEEGDRFSMYFDYRERVKQAASHRILAIYRGENEGFIKFKIEPPIENAIELIESQYIRRSSTTRNHLLLCIKDAYKRLLQPSLQTEFKNELKEKADLDSIAIFAKNLKELLLAPPLKNKRVLSIDPGFRSGCKVVCLNENGDLLHNETIFPHPPQKDSKLAAHKITSLTDAYKIDVIAIGNGTAGKETDSFVRRLHFNKEIKAIMVNESGASVYSASKVAREEFPEYDVTVRGAVSIGRRLIDPLSELVKIDPKSIGVGQYQHDVDQNKLTQSLDEVVMSCVNAVGVDLNTASKQLLAYVSGIGPSLAENIVKYRKENGNFTNRKQILEVARLGQKAFEQSAGFLKINDGDNPLDTSSVHPESYAIVHKIAKDLNLKLEDLMGSEKVLEELDLEKYISNTIGLPTLKDIKKELLKPGLDPRKEYDAWEFDPNINRPSDLHGGMKLRGIVTNITAFGAFVDIGVHQDGLVHKSNMANEFVKDPNQFVHIGQKLMVTVIEVDLLRKRIQLSMK, encoded by the coding sequence ATGATTATAAAGATTGCTCAACAAATCAACATCAAAACCGAACAAGTAGAAGCGGTTTTAGAATTACTGAAAGCCGATGCTACTCTCCCATTTATTGCCCGTTATAGAAAGGAAAAAACAGGCGGGTTAGATGAAGTACAAATTGCAAGTATTAGAGATATTGCTGAGCAAATAACATCTTTCAATCAAAGAAAAGACAGCATATACAAATCATTAGATGAGCAGGGAATTCTAACTGAGGAACTCAAGAAGAAATTAGATTCTATTACAGATAAATCGGAATTAGAGGATTTTTATTTACCCTATAAACCCAAAAGAAAAACCAAAGCATCTGTTGCAAAAGAAAGAGGACTGGAAGGTTTAGCAAAAATGATGATGTCGCAAAGTAATGACGACATTGAATACTCAGCCAAAAGATTTATCAATAGCAATGTAAAAGACACTGAGGAGGCCTTACAAGGCGCAAGAGACATTATTGCTGAATGGATTAGTGAGGATCCTCTTATCAGAAGAAGATTAAGATATCTATTTCAAAGGGAAGGCGAAATCATCTCCAAATTAGTGAAAGGAAAAGAAGAAGAAGGCGATCGGTTCTCCATGTATTTTGATTATAGAGAAAGAGTGAAACAAGCTGCCTCTCATAGGATACTAGCAATTTATCGTGGAGAAAACGAGGGATTCATCAAGTTCAAAATTGAGCCCCCTATTGAAAATGCAATCGAATTAATAGAATCACAATATATCAGAAGGAGCTCTACCACTCGAAATCATCTTCTACTTTGTATTAAAGATGCCTATAAAAGATTACTACAACCCAGCTTACAAACTGAGTTTAAAAATGAGTTAAAGGAAAAGGCAGATCTAGATTCCATAGCTATCTTTGCGAAGAATCTCAAAGAACTCCTCTTGGCTCCTCCCCTAAAAAACAAGAGGGTTTTGTCAATAGATCCTGGTTTTAGATCGGGCTGCAAAGTGGTTTGTTTAAATGAGAACGGTGACTTACTGCACAACGAGACTATCTTTCCGCACCCTCCTCAAAAAGACAGCAAATTAGCAGCCCACAAAATTACTTCTCTTACCGATGCCTATAAAATTGATGTGATAGCCATTGGTAATGGAACTGCTGGAAAGGAAACCGATTCTTTTGTTAGAAGATTACATTTCAATAAGGAGATTAAAGCCATTATGGTAAACGAGAGTGGAGCCTCAGTCTATTCGGCTTCCAAGGTAGCTAGAGAAGAATTTCCAGAATATGACGTCACAGTAAGAGGAGCTGTTTCCATAGGAAGAAGGCTTATAGATCCATTATCAGAATTGGTAAAGATTGACCCAAAATCCATTGGAGTGGGACAATACCAACACGATGTAGATCAAAATAAACTCACCCAATCCTTAGATGAAGTGGTAATGAGTTGCGTTAATGCGGTAGGGGTTGATTTAAATACTGCCTCAAAGCAACTATTGGCTTATGTTTCAGGTATTGGACCATCTTTAGCCGAAAACATTGTGAAATACAGAAAAGAAAATGGCAATTTCACCAACAGAAAACAAATACTCGAAGTAGCTCGCCTCGGACAAAAAGCTTTTGAGCAATCAGCTGGGTTCTTAAAAATTAACGATGGAGATAATCCTTTAGATACCTCCTCTGTCCATCCGGAAAGCTATGCCATTGTTCACAAAATAGCTAAAGATTTAAACCTTAAACTCGAGGACTTAATGGGTAGTGAAAAAGTTCTAGAAGAATTAGATTTAGAGAAATACATTAGCAATACCATAGGATTACCTACTTTAAAAGACATCAAGAAAGAATTATTAAAACCTGGTTTAGATCCAAGAAAAGAATACGATGCCTGGGAATTTGATCCCAACATAAATCGACCATCAGACTTACATGGAGGAATGAAATTAAGGGGAATTGTAACTAATATTACCGCCTTTGGTGCCTTTGTTGATATAGGTGTTCATCAGGATGGATTGGTTCACAAGAGTAATATGGCCAACGAGTTTGTGAAAGACCCCAATCAATTTGTTCATATTGGTCAAAAACTGATGGTTACGGTTATTGAAGTAGATTTGTTAAGAAAGAGGATTCAGCTTTCTATGAAATAG
- a CDS encoding outer membrane beta-barrel protein, whose amino-acid sequence MIKKILYIVIIGGLFLTQNAYSQRIMGEAIIGLNMSKIEGDLVNNGSLKFQKPGLVVGAGAIVPINDLFSVNIQALFNQKGAYKRNGIYEDSVPYYKARLDYAEVPLIFQYNDKNGLTIGTGFSYSRLVRVQWIVNGQEVSNTLSDGYFAQDNVDWIADFKYRIWKSASINVRYQYGLTSLWSGDDEDLLINQNDQKQSSDQRHSVLSIRLTWTLGATQSKNLRKGIE is encoded by the coding sequence ATGATTAAAAAGATACTTTATATCGTCATTATTGGCGGATTATTTTTGACACAAAACGCCTATTCTCAAAGAATTATGGGAGAAGCCATCATCGGATTAAACATGTCGAAAATAGAAGGAGATTTAGTAAACAATGGTAGCTTAAAATTTCAGAAACCAGGCTTGGTAGTTGGCGCAGGTGCTATCGTTCCTATTAATGATTTATTTTCTGTAAATATTCAGGCCTTATTCAACCAAAAAGGGGCATATAAAAGAAATGGCATATACGAGGATAGTGTCCCATATTATAAAGCCAGATTAGATTATGCCGAAGTCCCTTTAATCTTTCAATATAATGACAAAAACGGACTGACCATTGGTACTGGATTTTCTTATTCAAGGCTAGTTAGAGTTCAATGGATTGTTAATGGACAAGAAGTATCTAATACACTGAGTGATGGATATTTTGCACAAGACAATGTAGATTGGATAGCTGATTTTAAATACAGGATATGGAAAAGCGCTTCCATTAATGTGAGATACCAATATGGCCTTACCTCCTTATGGTCTGGTGATGATGAGGATTTATTAATTAATCAAAATGATCAAAAACAGAGTTCTGACCAGAGACATTCAGTACTATCTATAAGACTCACCTGGACTCTTGGTGCCACACAATCGAAGAACTTAAGAAAAGGCATTGAATAA
- a CDS encoding cupin domain-containing protein, translating into MKKIASYWVKQLDLAPHPEGGYYKEIYRAEEFIKADSLPERFTGDRNHSTAIYYLLEEGDYSCFHRIKSDEIWHHYAGGVIHIYILEDHTIKLLKLGMDIEGGEQPVCVVPKNTWFAAEPSPETEYALAGCTVAPGFDFQDFEMANQEQLKSYLNLDAMLIQRFIK; encoded by the coding sequence ATGAAAAAAATAGCCTCCTATTGGGTTAAACAACTAGACCTTGCCCCTCATCCAGAAGGCGGATATTATAAAGAAATATATCGAGCAGAAGAATTTATTAAAGCCGATTCCTTACCTGAGAGATTCACAGGAGATCGGAATCATTCCACTGCTATTTATTACCTTTTAGAAGAAGGCGATTACTCTTGCTTTCATAGAATCAAGTCAGACGAGATTTGGCATCATTATGCCGGAGGAGTCATTCATATTTATATTCTAGAGGATCATACAATAAAGCTCCTCAAATTAGGTATGGATATAGAAGGCGGAGAACAACCCGTTTGTGTAGTACCTAAGAACACTTGGTTTGCAGCTGAACCCTCCCCAGAAACAGAATACGCCCTTGCAGGATGCACTGTAGCACCTGGGTTTGACTTTCAAGACTTTGAAATGGCTAATCAAGAGCAGCTTAAAAGTTACCTTAATCTGGATGCTATGCTCATTCAGAGGTTCATTAAATAG